The following proteins are encoded in a genomic region of Deltaproteobacteria bacterium:
- a CDS encoding carboxypeptidase regulatory-like domain-containing protein, with amino-acid sequence MMTSINEKLTQAMADGYLSQSEWDSFKEEIKSSWSDGGQEGLNSFISDVADRPNWVVDPAILEKWGKGTGQGIEGGPVSEIQKRQDQAARVKALLEEKVGDKVLSETDWDSLKGEIGSVWDKGGLAGIILFLAGDHDNHWEIEGNLKTRIQEKLVKPGFVSIALLSGIRVHEEPAAPPPPPEPAAEPAPEPILPPAAGTARPDSLTIDEETGPGAGSPPPPAAPPAPPEAAAPPPTPPPPATAERPLKAGEARVKWQITDGDGHPLAGVTITLGGEASDVEGMPPYSDLVDGNPLTTDKDGFASIDLPTGLLKYTTGKKGYQTYTVDDGADVDLAPGKIYTRNVRMPPVAHVPIDWRVTDLLRETYLEGATVTVEGTSSGDGESYGPVVYHTGKEGRLQREEGGRTIAPATIPTGDCRVKVHKEGYRSFPDARITIEGDKVVRQFALVEEGLPLPSELDGQNVFRLIRDTELLVPTNRGFIGKKKDDDKRKAIKDLEKTSSLLGIAFEKTEALRHGTVAADLLRLAEEVDSLLVDLYDSILDADAIVQCHRRRLNREETSSELQYLLASALDVLGGQQISRASIFQKYAEAVLYYKKLGEKDPHYDEAQKALGKLGYVAFLPKVTSLFNQINAGTWSSIRETLQRQGGPQQVEVGLRVDDDGFVDEVETDPRAYPLEAFFRGRNIGVFRNPENGGRKEESYPLAFDIDFSGDTPRLILPDIGP; translated from the coding sequence ATGATGACCTCCATTAATGAAAAACTGACACAGGCAATGGCGGATGGTTATCTGAGCCAATCCGAGTGGGATAGCTTCAAAGAAGAGATCAAGTCCTCTTGGTCGGATGGGGGTCAGGAAGGGCTCAATAGTTTTATCAGTGATGTTGCCGATCGTCCGAATTGGGTAGTCGATCCTGCCATTTTGGAGAAGTGGGGCAAGGGGACAGGTCAAGGGATTGAGGGGGGACCTGTTTCGGAGATCCAGAAACGGCAGGACCAGGCCGCCCGTGTCAAGGCCTTGCTGGAAGAGAAGGTCGGGGACAAGGTTCTGAGTGAGACCGATTGGGACAGTTTAAAGGGAGAGATCGGTTCTGTTTGGGACAAAGGGGGGTTGGCCGGGATTATTTTATTCTTGGCAGGTGATCATGATAATCACTGGGAGATTGAGGGGAATTTAAAGACAAGGATTCAAGAGAAGTTAGTCAAGCCTGGGTTTGTGAGTATCGCACTTTTGAGTGGGATCAGGGTGCATGAGGAACCGGCCGCTCCACCACCACCGCCTGAACCTGCGGCGGAACCGGCACCAGAACCGATTCTTCCGCCTGCCGCAGGAACAGCGAGGCCAGACAGTCTTACTATTGATGAAGAAACCGGTCCGGGGGCGGGATCGCCTCCACCACCGGCCGCGCCACCTGCTCCTCCCGAGGCGGCCGCTCCACCACCTACTCCTCCTCCCCCTGCAACGGCTGAACGGCCCCTCAAAGCGGGCGAGGCGAGGGTCAAATGGCAGATTACCGACGGGGATGGACACCCCCTGGCAGGGGTGACAATCACGTTGGGGGGGGAGGCCTCCGATGTTGAAGGAATGCCCCCTTATTCTGACCTTGTCGATGGAAATCCTCTCACAACGGATAAAGACGGTTTCGCCTCCATCGACCTCCCCACAGGGCTCTTAAAATACACGACAGGGAAAAAGGGTTATCAGACCTATACCGTTGACGATGGGGCAGATGTAGATTTGGCGCCGGGCAAGATCTATACCCGTAATGTCCGGATGCCGCCGGTTGCCCATGTCCCGATTGATTGGAGGGTGACCGACCTCTTGAGGGAGACCTACCTGGAGGGGGCGACGGTTACCGTGGAAGGGACCTCCAGCGGCGACGGGGAAAGTTATGGTCCTGTTGTCTATCATACGGGTAAAGAGGGTCGGCTTCAGCGTGAGGAGGGTGGCAGAACAATCGCTCCGGCAACTATCCCTACCGGGGATTGTCGGGTCAAGGTCCACAAAGAGGGGTATCGGTCCTTTCCCGACGCGAGGATCACTATTGAAGGGGACAAGGTTGTCCGGCAATTTGCCCTGGTGGAGGAGGGACTCCCGTTACCGTCTGAGCTTGACGGGCAGAACGTCTTTCGGTTGATTCGGGATACGGAGCTCCTTGTCCCGACAAATCGTGGATTCATCGGGAAAAAAAAGGACGATGACAAACGGAAGGCAATTAAGGATCTGGAGAAGACAAGTAGCCTCCTGGGGATCGCCTTTGAAAAAACAGAGGCCCTAAGGCATGGAACGGTTGCCGCCGATCTTCTCCGGCTTGCCGAAGAGGTGGATTCCCTCCTTGTGGATCTCTACGATTCGATCCTGGATGCCGACGCGATTGTCCAGTGTCACCGGAGGCGCCTGAATCGGGAGGAGACGTCGTCGGAGCTGCAATACCTCCTCGCCTCGGCGCTGGATGTCTTGGGGGGACAACAGATATCAAGGGCCTCTATATTCCAGAAGTATGCCGAGGCGGTCCTTTATTACAAAAAGTTGGGAGAAAAGGACCCTCATTACGACGAGGCCCAAAAGGCGTTAGGAAAGTTGGGGTATGTTGCCTTTCTGCCGAAGGTGACCTCCCTCTTTAATCAGATCAATGCTGGAACATGGTCATCCATAAGGGAGACACTGCAGAGACAAGGCGGCCCTCAACAGGTAGAGGTGGGCCTTCGTGTGGATGATGATGGTTTTGTGGACGAGGTTGAGACCGATCCGAGGGCCTACCCTTTGGAAGCATTCTTCAGGGGGCGGAATATCGGGGTCTTCAGAAACCCTGAGAATGGAGGAAGGAAGGAAGAATCCTACCCCCTCGCCTTTGATATTGATTTTTCTGGGGATACCCCGAGGCTGATCTTGCCGGATATAGGGCCTTAG
- a CDS encoding carboxypeptidase regulatory-like domain-containing protein produces MAPSGVSATVYDSLFEKMSDNHFTSSEWDGLKNSIKDHWSDGGQEGLDHFIREAASRAGWVVDLPVVEKWRGAIGYGLDEKSVHTVWVRSLLEEKVGDKGDSPKVLSEVDWDDLKDEISSVWDKGGLAGIRLFLSGCGGRWTIEGSLKTRIQTKLVDTNFIEAALLSGIAVYTPPPPPVPEPGPPEPPAVRPPAPPLPPAGRLAPVLPGGPLPRKPVVRLSLHLVDKSNKPISGAEVTFGGTATDGTAYSLLGKVTTDRNGRLKRAEFHPGKVTLHISKEGYQPVDQELEIRPKMTPEMTIDLQRLIDLEGEALFAEVKEILAQGKRSERGPPAVVEEAMVALREGEERLKAFLAKVAHPKTDSRQDRSLREEGEELLKRLLFGLAQLYEKQEKYDEAIAIYRQRSKEGFFRYLIAGDLEAKGDLVKGDKPAAVASRRKAYTEAIAEYRAYVDWHDRQGARLEGISVREEAEEAIARLQKALAAKRPNE; encoded by the coding sequence ATGGCCCCCTCCGGTGTTTCTGCCACTGTTTATGACAGTCTATTCGAGAAGATGTCAGACAATCATTTTACCTCGTCTGAGTGGGATGGTTTGAAGAATTCAATCAAGGATCACTGGTCGGATGGGGGTCAAGAAGGTCTGGATCATTTCATCAGGGAGGCGGCTTCTCGGGCCGGTTGGGTGGTTGACCTTCCGGTGGTGGAGAAATGGAGGGGGGCAATCGGTTACGGTCTCGACGAGAAGTCTGTTCATACGGTCTGGGTGAGGAGTCTGCTGGAAGAGAAGGTCGGGGACAAGGGTGATTCACCTAAGGTTTTGAGTGAGGTGGACTGGGATGACCTGAAAGATGAGATCAGTTCGGTCTGGGACAAGGGGGGGTTGGCGGGGATCCGGTTATTTCTCTCCGGGTGTGGGGGACGATGGACGATCGAGGGGAGTCTCAAGACAAGGATCCAGACCAAACTGGTTGATACAAATTTTATTGAAGCCGCTTTATTGAGTGGGATTGCGGTCTATACACCACCCCCTCCACCGGTTCCTGAACCTGGGCCGCCAGAACCCCCGGCGGTAAGGCCTCCGGCACCACCCCTGCCCCCTGCTGGTCGCTTGGCCCCAGTCCTGCCCGGTGGGCCGTTGCCACGCAAACCGGTAGTCCGGTTATCCCTCCATCTGGTGGATAAATCCAACAAACCGATTTCAGGGGCGGAGGTCACCTTTGGCGGGACGGCGACGGATGGGACGGCGTATTCCCTCCTGGGGAAGGTCACGACGGACAGAAACGGACGCTTGAAGCGGGCCGAATTTCATCCCGGGAAGGTCACTCTGCATATTTCCAAAGAGGGGTACCAGCCGGTCGATCAGGAATTGGAGATTAGGCCGAAGATGACTCCGGAGATGACGATTGATCTCCAGAGACTGATCGACCTGGAGGGAGAGGCCCTTTTTGCCGAGGTGAAAGAGATCCTGGCCCAAGGGAAGAGGTCAGAGAGGGGTCCGCCGGCCGTTGTTGAGGAGGCGATGGTGGCGTTGCGGGAAGGGGAGGAGAGGCTCAAGGCCTTTCTGGCAAAGGTGGCTCACCCAAAGACCGATTCGAGGCAGGATCGATCCCTCCGTGAAGAAGGGGAAGAACTCTTGAAACGTCTCCTTTTTGGTCTCGCCCAGCTCTATGAAAAGCAGGAAAAATACGACGAGGCGATCGCTATCTACCGGCAACGGTCAAAAGAGGGTTTCTTCCGTTATCTGATCGCGGGGGACCTTGAGGCCAAGGGGGATTTGGTTAAGGGGGACAAGCCGGCCGCTGTTGCCTCCCGTCGAAAGGCCTACACAGAGGCAATTGCCGAGTACCGGGCCTACGTCGACTGGCATGACCGGCAGGGGGCGAGACTGGAAGGGATCTCCGTGAGGGAGGAGGCGGAAGAGGCGATAGCCCGGCTCCAGAAGGCCCTTGCGGCAAAGAGGCCCAACGAATAA
- a CDS encoding Ppx/GppA family phosphatase — MNAAIDIGTNTVLLLIADYKIPPTPLLQRGRNGDLRIIRDEARITRLGQQLHALQLFPPAAMKRTLAALKEYKTLCDHHQVKEIAAVGTAAFRRARNAEEFTQEVLEKTGIRIEIISGEEEACLSYASVLKDFGDRHKNLMALDIGGGSTEIISVDGAVSLPLGCVELTERFLTSDPVRPTEIKYAYDIIENGLAGKGGRSDGSSQLTLVALAGTATTLSAINQKLPLWDPAKIQGSIITKTELDRMTKELAQKTIVDRKKITGMVPERADTLLAGAMILQKVMEQYRIEKVLVSDRGLRFGLFYKRFIPNHHQHASVREA; from the coding sequence ATGAACGCCGCGATTGATATCGGCACGAATACCGTTCTCCTCCTGATTGCCGATTATAAAATCCCCCCAACCCCCCTTTTGCAAAGGGGGAGAAATGGGGATTTACGGATCATCCGGGATGAAGCGCGAATCACCCGCCTTGGCCAACAACTCCATGCCTTGCAACTCTTTCCGCCCGCCGCCATGAAACGGACGCTCGCCGCCTTAAAGGAATACAAGACCCTCTGCGATCACCATCAAGTGAAAGAGATCGCCGCCGTCGGTACCGCCGCCTTTCGCCGGGCCCGGAATGCGGAAGAGTTCACCCAAGAGGTTTTAGAAAAAACCGGGATCCGGATTGAAATTATTTCCGGGGAGGAGGAGGCCTGTCTTTCGTACGCTTCAGTCCTGAAAGATTTTGGGGATCGACACAAAAACCTGATGGCCCTTGATATCGGCGGCGGGAGCACGGAGATTATTTCGGTCGACGGGGCGGTCAGCCTGCCACTCGGTTGTGTGGAGCTGACGGAGCGGTTCTTGACGTCGGATCCAGTCCGGCCGACAGAGATAAAATATGCTTACGACATTATAGAAAATGGTCTTGCCGGCAAGGGAGGAAGATCGGATGGCAGCTCTCAGTTGACCCTCGTTGCCCTCGCCGGCACCGCAACAACCCTCTCGGCGATCAACCAGAAACTTCCCCTCTGGGATCCTGCTAAAATTCAGGGGTCAATCATCACCAAAACCGAACTGGACCGGATGACAAAAGAATTGGCTCAAAAGACAATCGTCGATCGCAAAAAAATCACAGGGATGGTCCCCGAACGGGCCGATACCCTACTGGCTGGTGCCATGATCCTTCAGAAGGTGATGGAACAATACCGGATTGAGAAAGTCTTGGTTTCGGATCGGGGCTTAAGGTTTGGACTGTTTTATAAAAGATTTATTCCGAATCACCATCAACACGCGTCCGTTCGGGAAGCTTGA